One window from the genome of Megalobrama amblycephala isolate DHTTF-2021 linkage group LG4, ASM1881202v1, whole genome shotgun sequence encodes:
- the tnksb gene encoding tankyrase, TRF1-interacting ankyrin-related ADP-ribose polymerase b isoform X5: MAVSRRSSQHQQSSLQPSPRNAVIASPPPESPSAIIPESTSLLSPSSTGAAECGGATMESAAASSSSASSPDRPSPATAVAAAASSAAGSSSCSSISSSATAGSQSPGSGATSPGEGVCGAGGAFRELFEACRNGDVSRVKRLVDSVNVNAKDMAGRKSTPLHFAAGFGRKDVVEHLLQTGANVHSRDDGGLIPLHNACSFGHAEVVSLLLCSGADPNARDNWNYTPLHEAAIKGKIDVCIVLLQHGADPNIRNTDGKSALDLADPSAKTVLTGEYKKDELLEAARSGNEEKLMALLTPLNVNCHASDGRKSTSQKMLSTPLHLAAGYNRVRIVQLLLQYGADVHAKDKGGLVPLHNACSYGHYEVTELLLKHGACVNAMDLWQFTPLHEAASKNRVEVCSLLLSHGADPTLLNCHGKSAVDVAPTPELKERLTYEFKGHTLLQAAREADMAKVKKTAQEIISFKHPHSHDSALHCAVASPHPKRKQVTELLLRKGANIHEKNKDFMTPFHVAAERGHNDVLEVLQKHGAKVPAWDLFQDLVNAVDTLGQTALHRAALAGHIQTCRLLLSYGADPSIISLQGFTASQMGNEAIQQILNENIPPRNSDVDYRFLEAAKAGDLDTVKQLCSPQNVNCRDLEGRHSTPLHFAAGYNRVAVVEYLLHHGADVHAKDKGGLVPLHNACSYGHYEVAELLVRHGASVNVADLWKFTPLHEAAAKGKYEICKLLLKHGADPSKKNRDGNMALDMVKDGDTDIQDLLRGDAALLDAAKKGCLARVQKLCSPENINCRDTQGRNSTPLHLAAGYNNLEVAEYLLEHGADVNAQDKGGLIPLHNAASYGHVDIAALLIKYNTCVNATDKWAFTPLHEAAQKGRTQLCALLLAHGADPTMKNQEGQTALDLATADDIRALLMDAMPPDALPSCFKPQATVLSAALISPASTPSCLSAASSIDNLAGPLCDGASGGATGPADGASGTERKEGDGEKDEDVKKRTVLDMNISQFLKSLGLEHLRDIFEREQITLDVLADMGHEELKEIGINAYGHRHKLIKGIERLLGGQQGANPYLTFHCTNQGTVLIDLAVDDKEFQSVEEEMQSTIREHRDGGNAGGVFSRYNVIKIQKVVNKKLRERYTHRQKEIADENHNHHNERMLFHGSPFINAIIHKGFDERHAYIGGMFGAGIYFAENSSKSNQYVYGIGGGTGCPTHKDRSCYVCHRQMLFCRVTLGKSFLQFSAMKMAHAPPGHHSVIGRPSVNGLAYAEYVIYRGEQAYPEYLITYQIIKPDSTPQSSTGAEQKS, from the exons ATGGCGGTGTCCCGTCGATCCTCACAGCACCAACAAAGCAGTCTGCAGCCGTCTCCGCGGAATGCCGTGATCGCGTCCCCCCCTCCTGAATCGCCGTCCGCGATTATTCCCGAATCGACGAGTTTATTGAGCCCCTCGTCCACTGGCGCAGCGGAATGCGGCGGAGCGACGATGGAGTCCGCAGCggcctcctcctcctccgcctCTTCTCCGGACCGGCCCTCCCCAGCAACAGCAGTGGCCGCCGCAGCGTCGTCAGCAGCCGGGAGCTCCAGCTGCAGCAGCATTAGTTCAAGCGCGACCGCAGGCAGCCAGAGCCCCGGCTCAGGAGCGACCAGTCCCGGGGAAGGAGTGTGCGGGGCTGGCGGGGCGTTCAGAGAGCTATTTGAGGCCTGTCGGAACGGAGATGTGTCGCGGGTGAAGAGGCTGGTGGACTCGGTGAATGTGAACGCCAAAGACATGGCCGGACGAAAATCAACCCCTCTGCATTTCGCTGCAG GCTTTGGCAGAAAGGACGTGGTCGAGCATCTCTTGCAGACCGGAGCAAATGTCCATTCCCGTGACGACGGTGGTCTGATCCCGCTCCATAACGCCTGCTCGTTCGGGCACGCAGAGGTGGTCAGCCTGCTGCTGTGTAGCGGCGCGGACCCCAACGCACGAGACAACTGGAACTACACACCTCTACACGAGGCTGCCATCAAGGGCAAAATAGACGTGTGCATTG ttttgCTCCAGCATGGTGCTGATCCAAACATTAGAAACACTGACGGCAAATCAGCTCTGGACCTGGCAGACCCTTCTGCTAAGACCGTCCTCACTG GTGAATATAAGAAGGATGAACTGTTGGAGGCAGCGAG GAGCGGAAACGAGGAAAAGCTGATGGCGCTTTTGACCCCACTTAACGTCAACTGTCATGCCAGCGATGGACGCAAG TCAACATCACAAAAAATGCTG TCCACTCCTCTTCACCTGGCCGCTGGGTATAATCGCGTGCGTATAGTGCAGCTACTGCTGCAGTACGGCGCTGACGTCCATGCCAAAGACAAAGG tGGTCTTGTTCCTCTGCATAATGCCTGCTCTTATGGTCACTACGAGGTCACAGAGCTACTGTTGAag CACGGGGCGTGCGTTAATGCCATGGACTTGTGGCAGTTCACCCCGCTGCACGAGGCGGCCAGTAAGAATCGAGTGGAGGTGTGTTCACTGCTGCTGAGCCACGGCGCCGATCCCACACTGCTCAACTGCCACGGCAAGAGCGCGGTGGATGTGGCGCCCACACCTGAACTTAAAGAGAGACTCACCT ATGAGTTCAAAGGACATACGCTTTTGCAAGCGGCCCGTGAGGCAGACATGGCAAAGGTCAAGAAAACGGCTCAAGAGATCATCAGTTTCAAACACCCTCACTCCCATGACTCTGCTTTG CACTGCGCCGTAGCCTCTCCTCATCCCAAACGCAAACAGGTCACAGAGCTGCTGCTGCGGAAAGGTGCCAACATTCACGAGAAGAACAAGGA TTTTATGACTCCGTTCCACGTAGCGGCTGAGCGGGGTCATAATGATGTGCTTGAAGTCCTACAGAAACACGGAGCAAAGGTACCAGCATGGGATCTGTTCCAGGATCTA gtgAATGCTGTGGACACACTGGGACAGACAGCTCTGCACAGGGCGGCCCTTGCTGGCCACATCCAGACTTGCAGACTATTGCTGAGTTACGGAGCCGACCCGTCAATCATTTCACTGCAGGGCTTCACCGCCTCACAGATGGGCAATGAAGCCATTCAACAGATACTAAATG AGAACATTCCTCCCCGTAATTCGGATGTGGATTACCGCTTTCTCGAGGCTGCTAAAGCCGGAGACCTTGACACAGTGAAG CAACTGTGCTCACCTCAAAACGTGAACTGTCGTGATCTGGAGGGCCGTCACTCCACCCCGCTGCATTTCGCTGCAGGCTACAACCGCGTGGCTGTGGTGGAATACCTGCTGCATCATGGGGCCGATGTCCACGCTAAAGATAAAGG TGGTCTGGTTCCTTTGCACAACGCGTGTTCGTATGGTCACTATGAGGTGGCGGAGCTGCTGGTGAGACATGGAGCGTCTGTGAACGTGGCGGACCTTTGGAAGTTCACACCACTACATGAAGCTGCAGCCAAGGGCAAATATGAGATCTGCAAACTACTGCTCAAG CACGGCGCTGACCCATCTAAGAAGAACCGTGATGGCAACATGGCTCTGGACATGGTGAAGGACGGAGACACGGACATCCAGGACCTGCTGCGTGGAGACGCCGCCCTGCTGGATGCCGCCAAGAAGGGCTGTTTGGCTCGAGTGCAGAAACTCTGCAGCCCTGAAAACATCAACTGTAGAGACACACAGGGCAGGAACTCCACACCACTGCACCTTGCAG CTGGTTACAATAACCTGGAGGTGGCCGAGTATCTCCTGGAGCACGGAGCGGATGTGAACGCTCAGGATAAAGGAGGACTGATCCCTCTGCATAACGCTGCTTCATATGGG CATGTGGATATCGCCGCCCTCCTGATCAAGTATAACACGTGCGTGAATGCGACCGATAAGTGGGCGTTCACTCCGCTGCATGAGGCTGCGCAGAAGGGCCGCACACAGCTGTGTGCACTGCTGCTGGCACACGGTGCTGACCCAACCATGAAGAACCAGGAGGGACAGACAGCTCTGGACCTGGCCACG GCCGATGACATTCGTGCGTTGCTGATGGACGCAATGCCTCCTGATGCCCTTCCCAGCTGTTTCAAACCACAGGCCACCGTACTCAGCGCCGCTCTGATATCACCTGCCTCCACACCCTCCTGCCTCTCCGCCGCCTCCAGCATCGATAACCTGGCCGGGCCCCTCTGCGACGGGGCCAGTGGAGGGGCTACAGGACCCGCTGATGGAGCCTCCGGAACAGAGCGGAAGGAAGGAGATGGTGAGAAAGATGAAGATGTTAAGAAAAGAA CTGTCCTAGATATGAACATCTCACAATTCCTGAAGAGTCTGGGGCTTGAACATTTGAGGGACATCTTTGAGAGAGAACAG ATCACTCTGGACGTGTTGGCTGACATGGGTCACGAGGAGCTCAAGGAGATCGGCATCAATGCTTACGGACACCGTCATAAACTCATCAAAGGCATTGAGAGGCTGCTGGGAGGACAGCAGG GTGCCAACCCATACCTGACCTTCCACTGCACCAATCAGGGCACAGTTTTGATTGACCTGGCTGTGGATGATAAAGAGTTTCAGTCTGTTGAGGAAGAG ATGCAAAGCACAATTCGGGAGCACAGGGATGGAGGAAACGCGGGTGGCGTTTTCAGTCGATATAATGTCATCAAG ATCCAGAAGGTGGTGAATAAGAAACTGAGAGAGCGATATACACACAGGCAGAAGGAGATTGCAGACGAGAATCACAATCACCACAATGAGCGAATGCTGTTTCATG gatCTCCGTTCATAAATGCCATCATCCATAAAGGATTCGATGAGCGTCATGCATATATTGGTGGCATGTTTGGAGCTGGCATTTATTTTGCAGAGAACTCCTCTAAGAGCAACCAGTACGTCTACGGCATCGGTGGCGGCACTGGCTGCCCCACTCACAAAGACCGTTCCTGTTACGTGTGCCACAG GCAAATGTTGTTCTGTCGTGTGACATTGGGAAAGTCCTTTCTGCAGTTCAGCGCCATGAAGATGGCCCACGCTCCCCCTGGTCATCACTCTGTGATCGGCCGTCCCAGTGTCAACGGCCTGGCCTACGCGGAGTATGTGATCTACCGCGGAGAACAG GCCTACCCAGAGTATCTCATCACTTATCAGATAATAAAGCCGGACAGCACGCCTCAGTCCTCCACAGGAGCAGAGCAGAAGTCATAG
- the tnksb gene encoding tankyrase, TRF1-interacting ankyrin-related ADP-ribose polymerase b isoform X10, whose translation MAVSRRSSQHQQSSLQPSPRNAVIASPPPESPSAIIPESTSLLSPSSTGAAECGGATMESAAASSSSASSPDRPSPATAVAAAASSAAGSSSCSSISSSATAGSQSPGSGATSPGEGVCGAGGAFRELFEACRNGDVSRVKRLVDSVNVNAKDMAGRKSTPLHFAAGFGRKDVVEHLLQTGANVHSRDDGGLIPLHNACSFGHAEVVSLLLCSGADPNARDNWNYTPLHEAAIKGKIDVCIVLLQHGADPNIRNTDGKSALDLADPSAKTVLTGEYKKDELLEAARSGNEEKLMALLTPLNVNCHASDGRKSTPLHLAAGYNRVRIVQLLLQYGADVHAKDKGGLVPLHNACSYGHYEVTELLLKHGACVNAMDLWQFTPLHEAASKNRVEVCSLLLSHGADPTLLNCHGKSAVDVAPTPELKERLTYEFKGHTLLQAAREADMAKVKKTAQEIISFKHPHSHDSALHCAVASPHPKRKQVTELLLRKGANIHEKNKDFMTPFHVAAERGHNDVLEVLQKHGAKVNAVDTLGQTALHRAALAGHIQTCRLLLSYGADPSIISLQGFTASQMGNEAIQQILNENIPPRNSDVDYRFLEAAKAGDLDTVKQLCSPQNVNCRDLEGRHSTPLHFAAGYNRVAVVEYLLHHGADVHAKDKGGLVPLHNACSYGHYEVAELLVRHGASVNVADLWKFTPLHEAAAKGKYEICKLLLKHGADPSKKNRDGNMALDMVKDGDTDIQDLLRGDAALLDAAKKGCLARVQKLCSPENINCRDTQGRNSTPLHLAAGYNNLEVAEYLLEHGADVNAQDKGGLIPLHNAASYGHVDIAALLIKYNTCVNATDKWAFTPLHEAAQKGRTQLCALLLAHGADPTMKNQEGQTALDLATADDIRALLMDAMPPDALPSCFKPQATVLSAALISPASTPSCLSAASSIDNLAGPLCDGASGGATGPADGASGTERKEGDAVLDMNISQFLKSLGLEHLRDIFEREQITLDVLADMGHEELKEIGINAYGHRHKLIKGIERLLGGQQGANPYLTFHCTNQGTVLIDLAVDDKEFQSVEEEMQSTIREHRDGGNAGGVFSRYNVIKIQKVVNKKLRERYTHRQKEIADENHNHHNERMLFHGSPFINAIIHKGFDERHAYIGGMFGAGIYFAENSSKSNQYVYGIGGGTGCPTHKDRSCYVCHRQMLFCRVTLGKSFLQFSAMKMAHAPPGHHSVIGRPSVNGLAYAEYVIYRGEQAYPEYLITYQIIKPDSTPQSSTGAEQKS comes from the exons ATGGCGGTGTCCCGTCGATCCTCACAGCACCAACAAAGCAGTCTGCAGCCGTCTCCGCGGAATGCCGTGATCGCGTCCCCCCCTCCTGAATCGCCGTCCGCGATTATTCCCGAATCGACGAGTTTATTGAGCCCCTCGTCCACTGGCGCAGCGGAATGCGGCGGAGCGACGATGGAGTCCGCAGCggcctcctcctcctccgcctCTTCTCCGGACCGGCCCTCCCCAGCAACAGCAGTGGCCGCCGCAGCGTCGTCAGCAGCCGGGAGCTCCAGCTGCAGCAGCATTAGTTCAAGCGCGACCGCAGGCAGCCAGAGCCCCGGCTCAGGAGCGACCAGTCCCGGGGAAGGAGTGTGCGGGGCTGGCGGGGCGTTCAGAGAGCTATTTGAGGCCTGTCGGAACGGAGATGTGTCGCGGGTGAAGAGGCTGGTGGACTCGGTGAATGTGAACGCCAAAGACATGGCCGGACGAAAATCAACCCCTCTGCATTTCGCTGCAG GCTTTGGCAGAAAGGACGTGGTCGAGCATCTCTTGCAGACCGGAGCAAATGTCCATTCCCGTGACGACGGTGGTCTGATCCCGCTCCATAACGCCTGCTCGTTCGGGCACGCAGAGGTGGTCAGCCTGCTGCTGTGTAGCGGCGCGGACCCCAACGCACGAGACAACTGGAACTACACACCTCTACACGAGGCTGCCATCAAGGGCAAAATAGACGTGTGCATTG ttttgCTCCAGCATGGTGCTGATCCAAACATTAGAAACACTGACGGCAAATCAGCTCTGGACCTGGCAGACCCTTCTGCTAAGACCGTCCTCACTG GTGAATATAAGAAGGATGAACTGTTGGAGGCAGCGAG GAGCGGAAACGAGGAAAAGCTGATGGCGCTTTTGACCCCACTTAACGTCAACTGTCATGCCAGCGATGGACGCAAG TCCACTCCTCTTCACCTGGCCGCTGGGTATAATCGCGTGCGTATAGTGCAGCTACTGCTGCAGTACGGCGCTGACGTCCATGCCAAAGACAAAGG tGGTCTTGTTCCTCTGCATAATGCCTGCTCTTATGGTCACTACGAGGTCACAGAGCTACTGTTGAag CACGGGGCGTGCGTTAATGCCATGGACTTGTGGCAGTTCACCCCGCTGCACGAGGCGGCCAGTAAGAATCGAGTGGAGGTGTGTTCACTGCTGCTGAGCCACGGCGCCGATCCCACACTGCTCAACTGCCACGGCAAGAGCGCGGTGGATGTGGCGCCCACACCTGAACTTAAAGAGAGACTCACCT ATGAGTTCAAAGGACATACGCTTTTGCAAGCGGCCCGTGAGGCAGACATGGCAAAGGTCAAGAAAACGGCTCAAGAGATCATCAGTTTCAAACACCCTCACTCCCATGACTCTGCTTTG CACTGCGCCGTAGCCTCTCCTCATCCCAAACGCAAACAGGTCACAGAGCTGCTGCTGCGGAAAGGTGCCAACATTCACGAGAAGAACAAGGA TTTTATGACTCCGTTCCACGTAGCGGCTGAGCGGGGTCATAATGATGTGCTTGAAGTCCTACAGAAACACGGAGCAAAG gtgAATGCTGTGGACACACTGGGACAGACAGCTCTGCACAGGGCGGCCCTTGCTGGCCACATCCAGACTTGCAGACTATTGCTGAGTTACGGAGCCGACCCGTCAATCATTTCACTGCAGGGCTTCACCGCCTCACAGATGGGCAATGAAGCCATTCAACAGATACTAAATG AGAACATTCCTCCCCGTAATTCGGATGTGGATTACCGCTTTCTCGAGGCTGCTAAAGCCGGAGACCTTGACACAGTGAAG CAACTGTGCTCACCTCAAAACGTGAACTGTCGTGATCTGGAGGGCCGTCACTCCACCCCGCTGCATTTCGCTGCAGGCTACAACCGCGTGGCTGTGGTGGAATACCTGCTGCATCATGGGGCCGATGTCCACGCTAAAGATAAAGG TGGTCTGGTTCCTTTGCACAACGCGTGTTCGTATGGTCACTATGAGGTGGCGGAGCTGCTGGTGAGACATGGAGCGTCTGTGAACGTGGCGGACCTTTGGAAGTTCACACCACTACATGAAGCTGCAGCCAAGGGCAAATATGAGATCTGCAAACTACTGCTCAAG CACGGCGCTGACCCATCTAAGAAGAACCGTGATGGCAACATGGCTCTGGACATGGTGAAGGACGGAGACACGGACATCCAGGACCTGCTGCGTGGAGACGCCGCCCTGCTGGATGCCGCCAAGAAGGGCTGTTTGGCTCGAGTGCAGAAACTCTGCAGCCCTGAAAACATCAACTGTAGAGACACACAGGGCAGGAACTCCACACCACTGCACCTTGCAG CTGGTTACAATAACCTGGAGGTGGCCGAGTATCTCCTGGAGCACGGAGCGGATGTGAACGCTCAGGATAAAGGAGGACTGATCCCTCTGCATAACGCTGCTTCATATGGG CATGTGGATATCGCCGCCCTCCTGATCAAGTATAACACGTGCGTGAATGCGACCGATAAGTGGGCGTTCACTCCGCTGCATGAGGCTGCGCAGAAGGGCCGCACACAGCTGTGTGCACTGCTGCTGGCACACGGTGCTGACCCAACCATGAAGAACCAGGAGGGACAGACAGCTCTGGACCTGGCCACG GCCGATGACATTCGTGCGTTGCTGATGGACGCAATGCCTCCTGATGCCCTTCCCAGCTGTTTCAAACCACAGGCCACCGTACTCAGCGCCGCTCTGATATCACCTGCCTCCACACCCTCCTGCCTCTCCGCCGCCTCCAGCATCGATAACCTGGCCGGGCCCCTCTGCGACGGGGCCAGTGGAGGGGCTACAGGACCCGCTGATGGAGCCTCCGGAACAGAGCGGAAGGAAGGAGATG CTGTCCTAGATATGAACATCTCACAATTCCTGAAGAGTCTGGGGCTTGAACATTTGAGGGACATCTTTGAGAGAGAACAG ATCACTCTGGACGTGTTGGCTGACATGGGTCACGAGGAGCTCAAGGAGATCGGCATCAATGCTTACGGACACCGTCATAAACTCATCAAAGGCATTGAGAGGCTGCTGGGAGGACAGCAGG GTGCCAACCCATACCTGACCTTCCACTGCACCAATCAGGGCACAGTTTTGATTGACCTGGCTGTGGATGATAAAGAGTTTCAGTCTGTTGAGGAAGAG ATGCAAAGCACAATTCGGGAGCACAGGGATGGAGGAAACGCGGGTGGCGTTTTCAGTCGATATAATGTCATCAAG ATCCAGAAGGTGGTGAATAAGAAACTGAGAGAGCGATATACACACAGGCAGAAGGAGATTGCAGACGAGAATCACAATCACCACAATGAGCGAATGCTGTTTCATG gatCTCCGTTCATAAATGCCATCATCCATAAAGGATTCGATGAGCGTCATGCATATATTGGTGGCATGTTTGGAGCTGGCATTTATTTTGCAGAGAACTCCTCTAAGAGCAACCAGTACGTCTACGGCATCGGTGGCGGCACTGGCTGCCCCACTCACAAAGACCGTTCCTGTTACGTGTGCCACAG GCAAATGTTGTTCTGTCGTGTGACATTGGGAAAGTCCTTTCTGCAGTTCAGCGCCATGAAGATGGCCCACGCTCCCCCTGGTCATCACTCTGTGATCGGCCGTCCCAGTGTCAACGGCCTGGCCTACGCGGAGTATGTGATCTACCGCGGAGAACAG GCCTACCCAGAGTATCTCATCACTTATCAGATAATAAAGCCGGACAGCACGCCTCAGTCCTCCACAGGAGCAGAGCAGAAGTCATAG